The window CTTAAGGCCTCGAGTAGTGGAGTTTATTTAAGGAGCCCTAGAAAGGGTAAACCAAAGTAGGTGCTGCAGAGTCATGCTTGGCTAGCAGGGGTGCTACAGGGCAGGTGTGCTTCTTAGCACTCCACTAACAGGACTTTCCCATGTCGTTAAGTCATTGGTTCCCAGGAATTGCACCACTTAATCTTTCCTACAGATGTTTATAAAGTCCATGTAACATGATGAAGGAAAGCAAAGACTCCGAGTCACCAGCCCAGGACTTATTTCAGTGACACTGATCAGAATTACTGGGACTTTCCCTATTTATGCATAACAGGATAGCTTCTGAAAACAGATTTTCCGTCTATGGGTGGGAGGTTCTCCGTTAATCTCCCCATTTCACCTTCAACTGTCAcattcaggggggaaaaaatcctctcCAAAGCCTATCAAAACTGCTCTGAAGGTCAGCCGAGGGAGACTGATACAACTTCCTCAATCGGAAGAAGTGAACTGCCTTCACAGGGCATCCATGTTTTTCCTGAAGCTGAATTTGGATTCCAATAGGATGACCTCATTTTTGCTAATGACAGTTGTCCAAATTTATTCCTTACTTTATCCAAAACTTTCTGAAACAATCTACCGCCTCCACTGCATTTCAATTTCTTTTCCAAATACCACTATTAACCTTCACAGCCTGGCACGTATAATTTGCTTGTACACCAGGGCCACAACAATTCAGAATATCGGCAAATGCTGCTGAAATGTTTATCATTAGCTTTTCATATCTATCCCTCATGAAATGTACATGGTCAGTTTTCCTAGAGAGCCACTTGAAAACATATTCCTAAGAGTATTTTCAAATGAGAATGTGTGTGACACAGTATAGATCTAGAGTCATCAGTAACTGTCTCTAATAAACAacttctgtaaaaataaaatatcagacaATAAGGTGGGAGAATCCAAGTGCATATCTGGACTAGGGCTTTCACTTCCTAGATTTCATGGAGAATCTATTGTATCTACGCTAGTGTGGTGTAAAATTTCCTCAGTGCTTTTCTAGGTCGCATTTAAATAATCATAGTGTCAATACAGGTTATGATATTGGAACCATCAAGGATGACAGGGCAAGAAAAGCACTTTTCTTTCAGACGGTCCCTGGAAAATGTAAGTTTTCCTCTGGAGAAAAGGATTCAAACAGTCatcctggaagaaaaaaaaagagaaaaaaaaggagaATGAACAAAAGGACAAATGGCTCAAATTTTGAAGTACTCTGACTCTACTTGGGAAAGCTacctttgactttagtggaggTGTGCTTGAGCGGTGCCAATGCTTTTCAAATATGTGCCTTCACTCCAACTGTTTGTCAGACTTTCTTATTTTATGTTACTATTCATGAATCCAACTTGGCTTTGGAGTGAATTCCTTTACGTGACTTGTGTTTGAGAAGACTACTGGTGCCATTGTTCACACCCTTATCTAACATAGTTTGGTTTAGGCTAGTTCTCTGCATGGGTGGCGCAATGGCGCATTTGAAGGCCAGATTCCACTTATTCTGGACaaatgccaggatttcacccaaacgGTCTTCTCTGGGATGTGCCAGCTACTCAATAAGCCTGACAGAAACTGTGTGCCCAGTGGCTTTCCAAATGCACACTCTTAGCCACCCTAGCACTCCCTACGGACACTTCCTTTCCCCCTAGCTGTAAGATTCCCTTCTCCATCCCTGAACTTCCCAGGATTCTTTTCCAGACCACCCCCTTTTAGGAAGCCCCCGTGCTTGCTTGGAGCTGCTGAGCACCTCCCACTCCAACGAAAATGCCTTTTTCCAAAACCTCTTTTGATCTCAGTGAACTGTGCCTGGGAAGTTTATACCAGACAGGTGTGTTGACCCTCATTATCACCACAGTCTGGATTTAAATGGACACAGAGCCAAAAACTAAATTTCCTGACCACACATCAGCTGGCGGCCTCAGTtggttaaatacattttttttctgggcTCATAATGATGGAGTTCATAGCTGGATCTGCTTCAAACTGAAATATGAAACTCTCATTATGGTAAATCACTGACAACATAGTTTGTAACTGTTAAGAAGACTGTCAGGGGTATTCAGGGAAAACCTAATCCACGAATTTGTTCACAGTAACCAAAAACTTGGTTGGTTTTAATGTAGTTGTGTTTTTTCTAACTGCAGTAACTCTTGGTTTAACTGCACCACAAAAACATTGATCAACATAGTGGTCCAGTGTCcctgcaatattttattttagaaaatgttgactTAGGAAAAATATCATCCAAAACACTTCTGTTTTTCTGCCATCTGTGCATTAGAAAAGGACAAAACTGATGTTAAATAAATTTCAGCCCCAACTGTGATTGAGTTGAAAGCTTAAAAGCAAAGGTTTGTGAGAGAGAATGGGGCAGAGCTCTAACTGTTCTACTGCTGGAATGGCCAGCTACTGAACAAACCCAATCATTCAGGTGAATGAATACTTTAaagcggggggtggaggggagagacaaACTCTTTGGGTTGTTGCTGCAAATCACAGGAATTTTCCTTGTTATTGAAGAGGAATAATAAAGTCCTTATTTTGAAGGGTTGAAGTTGGCTAAGCTTTTCAGTGGACATAAGCAATGGTTAAAATGTCTAACAGAAGTTCCTAACCTTAAAAActtgtttattattaaattaaatgctTCACTTGTGCTGCCCTACTAATTTCCTTCTCTAAGACCATGTCCCACATCCTGCCTTCTTTAATGCAATCTGTTCTTTCATCAAAATATGGCATGCAGGATTGGACCTGGGGTCTACAACTTCCACTGAGAGCTCTAGGATAAAAGTTTGCAACTTTGCTTCGTGGGAATTGCAGGtgctctgctgctttggggagTAGATCATCATTTGTGTCACAAGCAAGGGGTCAGTTTTAGGCATGACCCCTTAACTCTAAGGCCCATGAAAAATCGCTGGGGTAGGGCCCGATTCTGCCTCGATTACATGATTTCGGTGGGAGCTGCACACTTTTAACTGAAAACAGGACTGGACCTTCGGTAGAACTGAGTATTCGGTGGGAGGAGTATGTATCCAATGGAGAGTGTATTATCGTATTTGGGGTGAGAGTAGGGCTGAATTATGAATGTGCATCCCCACTCTCTTTTAAGGGTCTGCCTCTGAACTTTGTAGATTTCTCTTATAGAGAAGGAAGCATATTTCAAAACTTTAAACTGTAGCTCCATTCCCTTTCCTTCCATGGGATACATGACAAGTGCCACCTTTTCTGTCATGCGCCTTGAACTCCAAGGAgtactcaaaatatttaaaatacttgcCTTTTTAGCGTGTAGTGACTTCATGTTTACTGACTTGGATTGGAATAGAGCCCAATAGTTAATGAGTCAAATTTTGAAGTACTTTCATTGTAACACTTTAGGAAAACACCATCACTTGCCTGTGGAGTCCAATCTTTCCCTCCAAGAGGTTAATTCCCTTCTGCCAAAGGGAAATGAAGTTTACAAAGTTAGAAAGTTTAGTTGAGCAGTGAGATTTACTCTAATCTCTTTcctgtttccttttatttatttctgtgccAGTCACTAACACTCAGAAAACGCTATTGTATCACCCTGGGGAACATGAGAGCCCATTAATGTTGTGAGCCCTCGGATTCTCTTTCAAGAGACTACAAAGCACTTATCTGATGGAGCAGGTCCATTAATTGCTGTGACGTGCAGTAACATCGAACCCCACCCGGATCTGAACTGTCTTCCGGATGCATTTTAACCTCGGATTTCTTAAAAACTCATCTGCATCTATGAAGCTCCTCTCGGAGAGGAAACACAGGTACGGCTGAGGATGAGATACCACAAAGTTGGCAAAAGACAGTTTTCGCCATTTATTGCAAGCAAGGCTAGATTAAACTGCAAAGAGACACCTAGGAACACCTCTAAAatacatacaaagaaaaggaggacttgtggcaccttagacactaacacatttatttgagcataagcttttgtgagctactgctcacttcatcggatgccagctgtagctcacgaaagcttatgttcaaataaatgtgttagtctctaaggtgccacaagtcctccttttctttttgcgactacagactaacacggctgctactctgaaatctaaaatacATGATACACTACAAGCTACAAGAAACTTCCGCTTTTCGGTGAAATAGATAAAACATCACTGTTCTATCCCCCCTAAACAGTTGGAACAGTCGACCTAGGTTTGGCCAGGTACATTAACGTAGGGAGTAAAGTTTTTTGAGCATTTCATTTGCACTTGAAAGCCTCCTGGGAGTGCTCAAAGTGCCTGGGATTTCAGTTTAGggaactgccagccccctttGCCTCCCGAACTAAAACTGCAGACGGTACCGAGCCGGGCTCCCTATAAGCACAATCAGGATTGCAGTGGGTAAGACTCAGGCCACATGAAAATAGGAGACTTGGCCCTGGGGCGCGCTGGAGAGGCCCGCGTGTGTTCGGCACCCACAGCACCAGCCGCCTTTATCCCTCTTCCGCGCTAAGCCCCGTGGCCAGCGCctccctcctggccctggccctggccctggccccgtCCCTCTGCGGGGCCAGCCCGGGTGGCTCAGGGCGAGGCCCGGCGCTGCCTCCCCGGGTCCCGCGCGCCGCAGCCCGCTTCTCCCGTGGCGAAGTTTGCGCCGGGGCAGAAGGCAGCGAGCAGCACCCAGCATCCCTGAGGTGGGCTCTCCACGGAGGGCTACGATTGGCCGCCGGGCGGCACGTGCCAGCCCTCTGGCGCTATATTAGGGCACTATTTACCGCCGCCGCCGCGATGGCTCTTGGCGGAGGAGGGCAGGTCCCGAGAGCGGCCCGGGCAGCATCCGCGGGCAGCAGCGGGCTCCCGCCCCGCGCCCCCGGCCGCTGGCCCAGAGCCGCGCCGGGACATGAACTCCTACCTGGGCTACCTGGCTCGCGGCGATGCGCTGCCCGCCCCGCCTAGCTTCTGCCCTGCAGACCCCAGCGCCGTCGCCCTGCAGCCCTCGTGCCCCctgggcgggggcagcgcgcgCCTGGGCAGCCGGCTAGTGCCCGGCGCAGGGACCGCGCAGCAGCCGCGGCCAGCCCCCGCCTCTCGCTTTGCCGCCTGCGCTCTGGCGGGGGCTTACGACTCCGGTCCAGCTGCCGCGGACTTCAGCGTCCTGCCTCCGGGCTCGGGCTACGCCCTGCCCTACGGAGCCAGTGCCCGGCTGGAGGACGCTGGCGGGGGCCACCTGCGCTATGCAACTTCCATCTTCTCCGGCGGCGGATCGCCGCTCCCGGTGAGTTACAGCGCCTTGGCCGAGCAAAGCCACTTCCATCCCCGCCTCAGAGAACTGCCTGGCGTCCAGCCGGGGGGCTTCCAGAGCGTCTCCCCCTCCCCGGGGACCTACCCCAAGCCCACCTCTCCGGCCTCAGGGGACGCGCTCGACACCTTCGAGTGGatgaaagtgaaaagaaatgcGCCCAAGAAAAGTAAGTGTGAACTCGGCGAGGGGGCTGCATGGGCACAGCTCGCTCTTCGCGCTGATGGCTAAGAGCGAAACGAGGATGTGATCGCTTGCAGGGGCACTTATTGTTTCCTTCTCTCGCCTCAAATACCCGTGAGCAATGGGCGCCCGCGTGAGACGTTCATGCAAAGCGTTACCTCTTCGCCCTTGGAGCCGGCGTAATGCCCAGAGCACCGGCTCCCTTGCGCTGTGCCCAGAGCTCTCACCGCTACTGAACAAACGTTTTGTGTTGCAGGCAAACTCTCCGCCTACGGCGTGCATGGCCCCCCCAGCACCGTGCGGACCCATTTCAGCACCAAGCAGCTCACAGAACTGGAAAAGGAGTTTCATTTCAATAAGTACCTCACCCGGGCCCGCCGCGTAGAGATCGCGCACTCGCTCCGCCTCAATGACACTCAAGTGAAAATATGGTTCCAAAATAGaagaatgaaacaaaagaaacGGGAAAGAGAAGGGCTGCTGATCCCTTCACCTGCCGCATCCCCCTCCGCGCAAAGCCCCGCCAAGCCAGGCAGGAATTCTGTACCCTCCTCTCCTGCCAAAGACTCCTGCTGATCGCTGCAGAGCCAGCTGTTGTGACAGCTACTTGAGAGGAAAGGAAGGCCGAGTTTCAGACACTTTATAGAATGCATAAAGCATCGCAACGGTGTTAATCCTGCACAACCCGAGCCAAAAAATAATCCTTTCACTAAGATTATCACTGCCAATGAAATATTTGGGCTGTGTCTACCTAAGGAATTAatgtagctgatttttttttttatgccggACTGTAACAATATACAAATGCTCGTTATTGCAacttgtttacattttatttatgggTATATCAGGGAAACACTCTGCTAATTTCCTCATTGGCCTTATGAATTTTTTGGTCAAGTAGCCGGCACACGCTGTGCCTGTGTCTGTCTAAAAGGTCAAACAAGACCACGCAGAGTCCTCCAGTTTAGTAATATATATGCAACGAAAATAAGTTAAAGGAGGATTATTGCTATTAGTAAGAGAGCCAAAGAAGATGCAAACTGGCTGGTTCAGTTGAGTTTCTGCACTGGCAGATAAGTTTAACTTTTGCACTACAAGGTGTTTTAAATTGCTCCTACTTTTCAATGTGCctgaaaggggaggggtggggggcgggagacAATCACCATTCATATAGACCTGTTAAATGTCAAAACTCCGAATAATCAACGCTGTGTCCGGATTTGTATTGTATTTATATTCTGTGAATAACAGGCTTTGTCTCGAATAATTCTGAATTTAATTAAGTGCTAGAGCATGGTTATtggtttttattgaaaaataaaatacacaatcaCCCAGAGTTGAAAATTAGTCAAAATTAATACTTAGCTACAGAACAAATTCAAGTGAAATGGACGTGGGAAAGTTTTGGTGAACGGTAATAGCATCATTGCTATCTTGTCTTTATGCCTTCTGCCAGGGTCAAACTTTGCTTTAGTATGTTTGACAAGTTATAACAGTAAATACAATGCTTTTGTCCCTTTTCCGATGTCAGGGGCTTACAAAAAAGATTCTGACGCAATGTGATTACGAAAACAAGAGGCACATATTGCCTGTTTCCCACCTTTACAGCGCAGAAGCGTGATTTGCAAATAGggtagttttaattaaaaaaaaaaaaccttttaggGTGGCTCGCAGTAGGGTACCTGCACATCAAAGGGGCGCGAAGGGCCGAATTCACACTTCCAAAGTCAAGAATCGCAAAAGAGAGTTGAAGCAAAAAGGAACACGTGCATGTTCTTGTTTCAGAAGTTCAGTGGATGACCTTCAGTCTCGAATGGAACCAAGAGTAAGTAAGACTCACGCTAGGGCATCTCCCCTTGTTTTTCTAGTAAATCCCTGAATTACAAACCTTTGAAAAACATCCTAGTATCAAACCACattgctgaaatattttaattacccAAGACATCACAATCCTATTTAAAAAAGCCTAAACCACTTGGAAATATGTGCCTCATACACTCCTGATAAAAAAGGCTCCTGAAAAGTCAGTCACTCAAAAGCAATCACTTGTATAAAAGCAGAACCCTAGCAATAGTGAACTCAGAACATATTCAGGTTAAGTTCTGTGGAGATCCCTTTTAACCAAAACTCACGGATTTTAAGAGTatggagaaataaaaaataacctGATTGGAAAACGACGTCACACTTTTCAATGTAATGTTGTCAATATTATTCTTATGTATTGGGGCCATCTGTCTTTCAAGGGCGTAATGCTCATTAGCTCTCGGTTAAAACAACAGAGGACCTACAGTGATGTGTCGGTATTTCAAAGGGTCTCCGGGCTGGACGCATTTTCAGTGACCTCCGGTTTCTCCTCCAGAAGTCTTTGATATGGCAAGGCACcctgctttgaaaaaaatctgaaatctaCACATATGCAAAGCGAAACAACTTCACGGAACCCCTGACAGATATTTCCTTTTCCAAAGGGAACTATTTGAAAGTCTCTCGCCTGCCCATTCAAACACACGGTGGCTTCACATTTACACCTGGAGGGAGGAGTAAATCTGATCTCCTCCAAGTTATGTTGTCTTGCCTAGCAGTCCGGCTCATTCAAAGCCTTTCGCCTCAGTGTAGGAGTCCAAGAGCCAGATCCTGCTCGCGTTGATCACACAAAATCACCACTGACCGGACTGGCAGTTAGAGGGAGTGCAGCAAGTTTTGGTCCCCCAACTCCATTTTTAACTGAACTTTTAAAAGGGGTGCGTACCCGCTCTTATCCCACCCAAAGACCTCCAAGGAGAGCAGGGTCAGAGAAAGTTCAGACAGAGAAGAGACAGAGACAAGGAAGAGTAGAAAATACTTAATCCTTTGCAAGGtttatgttgccaccaccaaaaAGCCCAATATGTCTAAAAGGTCCCCGTTTAAAAAAAGGTGCCCTTAGCAGCTTATCTGCTCTCTGGAGGTCCATTGCAAGAACATACACCGGTTTGTAGTGGATGGCTGTAGCATTTACCGGATCCCTACTTTGCGTTCCCAAAGGGGACTGGCTTACTCCAGAATCCGTATAGTAATCCAATTTGAAAAGACATAAACACAGTACCGAAGATGAAAGGTTATCAGGCAAAACTAAACAAATGCCATGATATTAGGAAGGGGCCTGGAGTTTACGTTGTCCCAACCGTAGGGTTGTATCGCAAGCTCCCATTCTACTCTGTTTTGCCCGATTGATTCTTACCTCCTGCCCTCTCCGAGGGGCCGTTGGGCAAGAATGGTAAATACATAGGCCTCACACAACACTTGCAACCTGATCTGGTTTCTTATATTATCTTCTAGTTCTCAGATTCTTGATTATACCGTATGGATAAATTAATGCTCCATattaaattaggtttcagagtagcagccgttttagtctgtattcgcaaaaagaaaaggagtactggtggcaccttagagagctgtagctcacgaaaccttatgctcaaataaatttggtagtctctaaggtgctacaagtactccttttctttttgcatattaaaATAGTTTACAATAAATCTTACCAAATTTGAAAATCTCCAACTGTTAAAGTTCAGAAAGATTTGGTTTGCCTGCAGACATCTCTGTGCAAAAGACCAATAGGATTAATGGTTCTTTGTTGTGCAGTTCCAAGTTCAAAATGAGGAACAGCCAAGTGAAGTTCATCCAAGTGTGAACAAGGCTGATCTCTCTCATCTGATTTCTGTAAGTCAGTGCTTGTAGAATAAAGAGCaaagtaaaacagagccaaagGAAATCTCAAAGGATGGATTTTAGACTGATTTCCTGGCTTTCTGGGTTTAGTTGAGAAGTCAGAATAAGCTcataacagaattttaaaatagaaaatgaaaataaatagatGTTAAACATAAAATCCCAGTTTAAAGGGGGATGAATGTCGGGGGATTTGTGACTTTATGGTTTCTGGGTAGAAGCCAGCCTAGATCCAACAGTCACTGTCTGTTGTTGGCAGCTTGCTGGCCTATGTGAAATAGATGTAGTGGTCTCACTGTGGTTCCTAGTTGGCAGTTGTCCACATTACATGACCACTATCCCAACTGGCACTACTTTTCATTCTGTTGATAATCTTGACAGAGAACTGAGGGGCTGATGAGCCTGGAGACTGAATTTCTCTGCAGATGAGGGCTGAAGTACATTGTCTAGGTAGTATGGGGAAGCTAGCACTTCTCCTGTTATGCCAGTTCTTTGGAGAGAGAAGTTCAGTCTGCTGGTCTGTGATTAGCACTACACCTCACTTGAAATGTCTTTTTGTGGCTGGCAAAGGGTTATAATTATTCcaactgctgattttaaaattccattttaatgTTTACCTTCATGTATAATCTGTGGCATGGCTAACACTATTCCCTGAAAGTTGTTAATGTTCACAATTATGTCTTGGATGCCCAAAAGCAAGCCAAATCATACCTTGACTCTGCCCCATCCTTGAAGAAAAATGGCTGTTGTTGTTTAGGTCCAAGTGGTAGAAATCAAACCAGGACTGTGAACTAGACTGGTCAGATAGGCTGTG of the Dermochelys coriacea isolate rDerCor1 chromosome 11, rDerCor1.pri.v4, whole genome shotgun sequence genome contains:
- the HOXD1 gene encoding homeobox protein Hox-D1, which gives rise to MNSYLGYLARGDALPAPPSFCPADPSAVALQPSCPLGGGSARLGSRLVPGAGTAQQPRPAPASRFAACALAGAYDSGPAAADFSVLPPGSGYALPYGASARLEDAGGGHLRYATSIFSGGGSPLPVSYSALAEQSHFHPRLRELPGVQPGGFQSVSPSPGTYPKPTSPASGDALDTFEWMKVKRNAPKKSKLSAYGVHGPPSTVRTHFSTKQLTELEKEFHFNKYLTRARRVEIAHSLRLNDTQVKIWFQNRRMKQKKREREGLLIPSPAASPSAQSPAKPGRNSVPSSPAKDSC